TTGTATTGGGGTGTAGGTGTATTTAAGACCTGACATATACCATCGAATATGTTGCATAAATTCTCAGACTTCATAAATGGTATTCCATTTATACGCAAATCACATGCAACAGATAAATTATCTTGTTTTTGTATCTGTGACCTCAAAGAAATTAGTTCATCGCTTATTACTTTTATTTGTTTACGATCTGTTTCCAGCACAGACATACGGTCACTCAATTCGTTTATCTTGTAATCAAATTGTGTTTTCTGGCTCTCAAGTATACTTATCCACTTTGAGTCTATTTCATCAATTCTTTTGTTAATGTGTGTGATAAGTCTCTCTTCACTCTCTTTAAACATATATTTGATTTGTTGTATCAAGTCATCTTGAGATGTATGTTTACTCAGACGAGGTGTTTTCGATGTTTTCTCTAGCTTATGTGAGTCTTCTCTTTCTCTTTTAGCTGATGCCGTTAGCTTCTCCATAAGTTCGTCTTgtaatttgttattgttttccaCTATTTCTGATAGCAGGTTATTATATTCACTctcattttgttttgaaaaactcATTTTGATCTTGAGTGATAATCTTTGCCAATGTATGTGTGATATAAACAAgcaagcaaaataatttttggttttgcaGTGAATAAatcttatttgaaaaattttcctgttGATCTTTGtgtagaaaacaaaacaatgatTGACCCGAACAGAACAGTGGATTGGCTTAAAACTCCTTTCCAATTTTGCGATAATCAGTAAAAGAAAAAGATACGGATGTCCGGTTTATATCAATAACTTTGCGgagacagaaaaaaaaacacgtccaCAGTAGGCAAGAGTTATCCGAGCATGCATTTGCGGGTTTGGGTTTGTGTTGATATATATacaaacagctgttaaatcCCCTAATTTacgaaatctcgttattttgccagtccgaacacttgagatttATAAAGAGATTTTGGTTCTAAATAGTGAGATTTCGTGTCTAATGCGAACGTAGTATaagataaaaatattaaataaaaaattgctgGTATGTTttaatttctaccaaaatatcaacatttatcacaaaaactaATTCAGCGCGCTATTAGTATGCtataacataattttcaaaattttcgtcaCAAAAAGTTTGGCAACACTGTGACTAACGAATTTTCATTAGGTGTTAACGTAAATGTCATTGAACGAAAAATGGCGTACCCAAGAgactaatcaaattttttttgacagatagtgactaCAGACTATCatgtaaatttataaattttatgataAATCTTTATCAATTTTATTGGAATAAATAAACCTATCAGTCCAATATTTCAAAATGGAAGGTCCCCCACCACCTAGAGGTAATTTTGCAAGTCTTTATTAGATATTAATTCTTGTAGAAGGggaaattgaagttgaaaaacgcCTCGTTTTTTCCTGATAAACAGATGTGTATATGTTCAGAAAAGGGAGTCTTATTAATATCCTTGTCTTCCTTTTTGTGTTCTTAAAGATGCGAGCCTTCGCAATATTATTGATAAACTGGCCGAATTTGtggcaagaaatggaccggaatTCGAAATGATTACtaagcaaaaacaacaaaacaatccCAAGTTCGAATTTTTATATGGCGGAGAATTTGCGGCTTATTATCAATATCGTGTACAGGCAGAACAAGTTTGTAAGACTATAAGAGAGTTTTAACCGGTAACGTGAACATACACTTATTGTTGCTTTATTGCTTTTAGTtctgaaacaacaacaacaacatggaCAGGGTTCAAATGCAGGAGGCATGCATTCACAACAACAActccaacagcagcagcaaatgCAGCAATATCCcccgcaacaacaacagcaacagcagtCAGGACACTTTACACAAGGACCGCCTCCAAATGTATTGCATCATCAAGGTGGTGGACAAATGCACGATGGGAATAATTTTAGTATGAACCAACCGCCTCCAAATCACCAGTTATGGAATAGTGGACCGCCCTCTGTACAACACAATGTTGCTATGCCACAACAGCAACAGCCGCCGGCTACAAATGGAGGTAATCAACAGCAAACATCACTAGCCATGACTATAACTGCTCAAATAGAGGCCATCAATATGCAACAAAACGCATTAAGAGAACAAATACGGCAATCGGAATCAAATTTAACAGCCCAGCATACGGTAAATgttattaacttttttttagaatttgttttGCCAACTATACataaatatgaagaaaatcagATTTCACTCTTTGCTTTAAGATGAGATAGGTACAAATATATTGCATAAAATGGGTCATCAAATGTTAGTGTTAGATGACGGTGCGTCTTCTGTCATATTCCGACATTTGGAATAGAATTTATATTTCTTATGATGAATCAATTGAGATATTCTCGGActtccaattttaatttgaaattaccattaaagagaactatattctcaaatttttacgtTTTTTGGTTAAGAGAATATAGCCAAATGCGATTAGCGTTTCCGAATATCGTATCAGGGAGACTGTATTTTGTTATTTCAATGTATCTCAACTATATGAAGTACTTAATTTTAAGGATTAAGGTTGCCTATTGATTCTAAATAATGTgatgaaacataatatttcgtaatatttaatttcaacatCAGTGAATCTACGCACATATTATAAGTAGTATTTCTATGTATTTTCCATATGTTCGGCGCAATTATTGCCGACCGttgactttttcaatttttagactTTTGAATACGCGTCGTCCGATTTGTTGATGAATTTTCAGCAGATAGACTCGGACTACATCATTATTATTCATTATTGATCACTATCAAAACTCAATTACttgattttgacaaacatcAAAGTTCAATTAGTCGATTTACCCTGATCTAAATTCAATTCAGAAGTCGATTAATCGAATTTAAAGATTGCAAAATGGAggcgaaaatttgattttcgaaTTTTGGCTCGAACTCTTCACGGATTTTTAACTGCTTATGAAAGCCAGCGAAGTTTTGCCACTAGAGGCACTGCCTTTATTAATGAATTGTTTGTCTTTTCTAAATATAGTTTGGCCGGatgcaaaattttttgccaatctGGGTGTGAATTGATTCCACATCCATAGTGACCACTTTTGGTGCTGCTTCAACACCAACATTTCGAAGTATTATAAATCTGAATTTCCATAAGGGGCTAAAATATATTCTCTATGTTGCATTGAAGTTTGGGAATGTGAAATTaacaaatattctaaaaatctaCTTTGAATATGTCTcttttaaattgtttataacACCATTCCGTTCTTAACATTTGGTATATGTTTCGATGTGGGAGTGTTCTTTctgatttctgaaaaaaaaaaacattgatctAAACGGTCGGCCTATAAGCCATTTTTTCTCAGAAGtggaatattttataatttcgtattacttttataaagatttgacaactgAATGTGGTTACGTTGTTATCGAATTTCGTTGATTTAGGTATATCATAAGGCTGGTAAATATCCTCTATCGCCGCTTATTcccatttattaaaaaagaaatcacATATAAATGCATTGAATTATCTACAAtgagtatttatttatttattatatttgctaaaaaattgataggccataaaaaatttctcaaaacgggaagtattttcaacatttgtttaagaaaatgaattttattataattattttttactatATTAAACACAATgtctacatttaaaattttactttacttgtatattttttataaaaactccaTAAACcccaaactaaaaaacaaaaatatccgctacaaaaacacacaaatctgtaaaaatgtcattgccaaaaaaatcctaaaatatgtctctgcaaaaaaaaaaaaaaccaaaaactaaaaatcttATGCAAATCCTCAAATATGAAATCGaattctccaaaaaaaaaaaaaaaaaaacaaaactatctattgaaatcaattcaCAATGGGACATGTTTAGGCATTGGTGAACCAGCAAAAGAAGCACATTGAAGAGGCTATAGAAGAGGCACAAAACAAACAATTGGAAAAACAAGCAGAGGAACAAAATATATCTCTCAAAGAATTCGATGGTATATTGCAACCCATTATAGATGCTTGCACGAAGGACAGCATTTCACAAGGTAAATATTAGATCATTACGCATAACTtttaaaacgttatttctataaaccatgaaaatctttgtcaaaatattaaatattatttatatattattgattttttgttgGTTAGCAAataaagtaatatttttaaatgttgcAATTTTAGGCAAAAACTGGATATTACAGCATTCATCCGACAGCGCTAAAAACAATGTCGTTTTACAATATCTTTTAAAGAAGTATGCGTGTTATATATAAGTTTAATTTGAAACTAATTGTTTGATATATACCATATATGTCTGTATTTAATTTACATATACTACTACTCTTGCAtaacaatattattattttatgacaTCCCCTACATCGAGAGATTGTTTAATAATCTTACATTTGATATTATCAAGCTATAAGTTACTTGGATGCATACGGAGGAGTTCGGCTTCTAGAAGTTTTCCACCATCAAAATAATGACGAGACAATTGAAATACGTAATGTACATTTGAACTGACAGACAACTGATTTTACCGAATAACTcgtatcaaacaaaaattggcaaGACAGTAGtagtattttataattttgttcatTATCCACAACTCTAGAAGCGTACGGATgaacaaaagcaacaaaaatATCGTTTATTAATCTATTTTTAGGGCTTTGGCAGACGGTTCAACATTTCAGCAAAAATTACAtcttatatatttaattaatgatATTCTACATCATTGGtaagtaaatataatttttattttataaatgtttgttATATTTAGTAGGCCTTATATTCTTATTTGTCTAATGTGTAAGGGTTATTTCTTCATGCCAACTTATTTGAATTATATTGTATTCTAAGGTTTTTTGAATTTAACTTACTCCAATTGTGAGTTCGCAGTCCTTGCACAGGTTTGGATACACTGATTCAATGATAGCCAGCTGTTTGAAtcagcaaaatttaaattaaatgttagGATTGCAATGATAATTGAAAAAGTCAACGGGATTTTTTGATGAGTTATATATGAATTGCAGATATTTAGGTATATGAAAAGGCTTACAATTTGAAGCGAATAAGAGAAAGGCTTTGAAACTTTTGTTTCTGCATCACTTCTATTAGCCATAAAAATCATTAGTcgatatattgaatttattcgGAGTTAGCATAATATAATCGGAATCACATTCGTTCTTCAAATCAAATTCGACTGTTTGTTTTTTCTCTAAAATTGTTTAGCCCATGTTGGTTGGCCGctaacaaaaattgatttcggtCAGCATCAAAATAGTTGACTGACCGAATTTGAAGCTTGCATAgtcgattttgattttttggcaaaaagaCGACTAATTCAATTTCCTAATAGTAAATACCTTATTTACAATATATGGattctttttctataataaacaaGTGTTAAAAGCTTCACCTCCCAAATCTCTTGCCTAACACGGTTCTATTTTTTTAAGATGTTTTAGTTTACCTTCAGTTGCTTAGTACAACTACCAAAACACCCATGAAAGGCTCTAAAAAGTTGAAATTGTAGATTATGtaaaacacaaaaaacacaaaGGAACGGACGTACGAAAAGAAGGGGATTATAccataattttgaaaacaaactgTAAATgccccataaaaaaattgacgtcTCAAAAATGTCATATTGCTATTGGTTATGTTTTATGAACCTGTACGCCAGGTCCACGCAACTACAACTTTTCCTTGAACCCTAAAGTCGAACTTCAGAAAATCACATAAGTGGATATATATGGAGAAGAGTAGTGTCAACTTTTGCAATGAcgataaatttgaatttgtagATAATTTGTATCCAGTAAGGGCATTTTCTACATACCAATTAAGTGATATAACCACAAAAAGGAACAGTCCGAAGTGTAGCGAATTTCAGGAAGCAAAAATCTTCTTGTCTATATTTCGATatcgatttttaaaatattacaaaatttcgaatttGTATTATTAAGGGAAGATAACTTGCCTTAGTGGGTATACTGTTCTCTTAGCGACCTtggtacaaaaaaaatgttttttgaaatttcttcaatcgcgaaaaaaattatatcattcAATTCATCGATGTAAATTTgattctaattaaaaaattaattgagtcatTTAATTTTGGtggttgatttttatttttataaaaaataaataaaatagtatttaatgttaaattaaaattttaacagaaaaaatttctgtgTAAATGTTTTACAAGGGGTCACACACTTAttcgaaaatgttggtatatttatgtatttctaaaaattttttgtggtatATCACGAAGAGCACAAagacaatttaaatattttactaaaaatagCAATAATAATAACATATTCCTATTTTACAGTGTTAGGAAAAACGCAAATGACTTAAAGAATAGTCTCGAAAATGTTGTAATTCCGATGTTTTGCAGCGCCGATTTAAGTAAGTGCATAAAGTTGTCTAAAACATAGTTTTattaatatgtatatatataccaACAGTTGCTACTACGGATCAACGGGCAAAACTAACTAAACTATTATCATTATGGGAATCAAAGGCAAAGTTCTTTGATGCATGTGTTATATCAAAATTACAATCGCCAGATTCCTCCATGCAAGAGtataaaacaaatttgcaaaatttgcatCATGAAACTACATCTAAGTTCACACAGGCTATAAAATCACAAATGGATAAGTATGAAACAAATGCAAACTGCTCATAGAAAATACAAATAGGAAACGGCTTTCATTAGTTTATATGTATATTAATTTtccattcaattattttttagctataaaaaacaacatcaAGTATTCATTCAGCATGCCGCCCAACAAATAACCCAATTGGAACAACAGAAACAGCAAATGGAGCAACAAATGCTTGCATCCGTTTTACCCAATCCTGCAACAATGTCGGTAGCAAATactcagcaacaacaacaaactcaACAACCATCCACCATACCTTCGTTAATGGGTCAAAAAATAGTGATGCCTAATATGAGTGATCCGGTAGATTCCTATAGTAACTCACAGAACCTTACAAACCCTGGCAATAATCAGTGTTTCCCCAATACATCTTCTACCGCTAATAATTTCTTCATACCAGATTTGTCCAAACCTCCGCCAGGTTTTCTAAATCAATCAACTGCACCGGGTCAAGGCAGTTCCCAACAGATCCCTTCTCTTATGCAACAGACGCCTTTCGCGCAAATGAATAACAACATTCCACAAAATATTAATCCTCCATCTAGTGTTAATGCAAGTGAACTTTTGAGTAATGTATCAAATTTGAATGTTGATCTTCGAAATGTGACTGCTGCATTGCAAATGGTACAAaaacagcagcaacagcaattGCCTTTTGAACCCCAAACATCACAAACAGCGGCAGGAAGTGACGATGAGCAACCTTCAAGCGTCCCGCAACAACAAGAgaaggaacaagaagaagagCACAAAGCATCCGCGCCCTATTACGATTTACCAGCTGGACTCATGGTACCACTTATTCGACTGGAAGATTACAATTATAAACCATTAGATCCGATAGATATACGTCTGCCGCCCCCAGCGCCCCAAAGCGAGAGATTAACTAACGCTTTAGCTGCCTTCTATTCATTGCCTACTCACGATAGACCTAGAGACCAGTAAgttaaaaacgtttttctttactACTCTtggcatttttaatttttaaaatttgtataaatttcagCGAGGGTTGGGAAAAGCTCGGTCTATATGAATACTATAAGGTTAAAAATTCTGCCCGAAAGCAAAAAGAAGAAGACATTAAGAATGGAATTCGAGAAAAGTCTCGTTCTCCCAGTCCTGTTGTCTTGGAAAAACCAAAGCCCAAGAAAACTAGTAAGAGATGTTATCGGTGAGTTAAAGCAGGTAGCTAATTTATGCAAGTTTATCTAAACtgttcatatatatcttttattgtaGTTCCAAAAGTCGTAGCCGATCTCGTTCACCAAGAAAATCAAGGACACGTTCTAGATCGCGATCACCAATTCGTTCCACACCAAATCGAAACGATAGAAGTCGTAATCGTTATAACCGGAGGAGTAGGTCACCTCCCCGCCGTTCACCACCTCGTGATAGAGATAGAGAAACCGACAAAAATGATCGCAATACTAAACGCGAAAGGGAACGATCAGTCACACCACCAAGCTTTttgtaagatttttattttaaaatgcaTAAAGAATTTTAAATGAGAACCTACTTATCGATCTTTTCCAGtggtaataattttgcaaaacagaATGAATTCATTGACGAATCCAATAAAGGTCACCAGATGTTAATGAAAATGGGATGGTCTGGCGCTGGTACCGGACTAGGTACAAAAAATCAGGGCATAGACCAGCCCATTTCGGGTGGTGAAGTTAGAGATCGCAAAGATTTATATAAGGTAAGTTAATCATTAGAATTTCTGTATTAAAACtgagacaaatatttttttagggtgttggTGTTAATGTTAACGATCCTTATgagaattttcgtaaaaataaagGTGCTGCCTTTGTGTTTCGCATGCGTACGCGTGACGAGAAAAGCTAAAGACATTTACGTTGTTAATATTTAGTTAAATAGCTAAGTAAATTTGTActctattttgtaaaaatgctatgaattatgaaaaattgaaactatGATTATTTGTCCATTTTTCGACACGTGGTATAAACAATGTCTTTTTGTAGGGCTTGATGTAcgatctacaaatataaaaaatatatattgaaagaatgagaaatgcattttttatttaaaaaaaaaaaaaaaaaaaactagatggAACCGAATAACTTTTACTCCCAGCAGTTAATTTTATTAGTTCTTCCAGAATCCAGCTTCCTAGCCTGTTcatcaaagatttttttcgtgTGAGCGGTGCGATATATCCTATATATGTCATCATCGCGATTTGAAGCTGGACATTTTTTGCTATCATAAATTTCTGCCACGGcgataaaaatttgtctattcggtgATCCGGagatatttaaaaatcaaatcaaacaagtatatacggccgtaagttcggccaggccgaatcttatgtaccctccaccatggattgcgtagaaacttctacgaaagattgtcatccacaatcgaattacttgggttgtgctatcttaaaacttcttaacatcgttttctaaattgtgagttagtccatacgtggtatatattagacaaaaaaggtatgtgtaggtaagtctacaaataactacgaatcgatatggacttttgcacggtacgtagagagccagaattgaaatatgggggtcgcttatatgggggctatatacaattatgactgatatggaccaatttttgtgtgattggggatcgatttatctgagggctatatataactatagaccgatatggacctagttaggcatggttgttaacggccatatactagcacaatgtaccaaatttcaactgactcgcatgcaatttgttcctccaaaaccgaatctcgggatcggtttatatgggggctatatatgattatgactgatatggaccaatttttgtgtgattggggatcgatttatctgagggctatatataactatagaccgatatggacctagttaggcatggttgttaacggccatatattagcacaatgtaccaaatttcaactgactcgcatgcaatttgttcctccaaaaccgaatctcgggatcggtttatatgggggctatatatgattatggactgatatggaccacttttggcatggttgttaaatatcatatactaccacctcgtaccaaatttcaatcagatcggatcagttttgcttctccaaaagacaccggaggtcaaatctggggatcggtttatatgggggctatatataattatggaccgatgtggaccaatttttgcatggttgttaaagaccatatactaacaccatgtaccaaatgccagccggatcggattaaatttgcttctcttagagggtccgcaagccaaatttggtggtctgtttatatgggggctatacgtaaaagtggtccgatatggcccatttgcaataccatccgacctacatcaataacaactacttgtgccaagtttcaagtcgatagcttgtttcgttcggaagttagcgtgattgcaacagatggacggacggacggacatgttcagatcgactcagaatttcaccacgacccagaatatatatactttatggggtcttagagcaatattttgatgtgttacaaacggaatgtaacacatcaaaatataccctatggtggagggtataaaaataaataaataaataaataaaaaaggctCTGTGTTGGGCCCACTATTAATTATATTGTTTATAAATACTTAGTTTACTGTTTAGAGGGTGACATAGTGAGACCGTTTGTTTAGGTGGATTACGTCCAATTGGTTTTTTCTTGTGATAGGTCTGTGTGCTCTTTCTGACTGGTTAGATAATAATGATCTTGTAGCTAATCGCAAAAAGACCAAGGCGATCATGTTTCGTACGGGCTATAGATCGGTTTTGCATCCACCGATTTATATCCATTGATGTAGATAGTATTAAATGTCTGGGTGTGATTATTGATCCGTGCGTAGATTTTGGGGATCATATTGATTCTATCTCGAATAGGATTACACTTGGACTTAGGAAATTGTATAACTGTGGCTTGTATTTGCCACTTCACGCCAGGCGCACAATTGCTTTCGCAATTCTTATGACACGGGTGAGCTACTGTTTGGAATTGGTATCGTGCACTCAGaatcttaataaatataaaattaggcTCATTGTGAATAGGATAGTTCGGTATGTATTTGGGGTCAGATGGTACGAACATGTGAGTGGAAAGGTAAAAGAGTTTCTAGGTTGCAGTGTTGATGGTTATATTTCAATTCGGAAATTGCTGTTTTTTACAGGGCAATAAAAAGGTCGATGCCTTCGGATCTGATATCTAAATTTGTTTTCTCACGTTCAGTACGGAACACGCAAATTAGTATACCATTTATTATACCTAGCCGATAGTGCTCAGGAATTTCAATTTCATGGTTGTTCAATTCAGGAATGAATTGTTGTTTAGATTCCAAAATGAGTAATTGATGTTCATAGTAGCCAAGGGTCCCATTaatagggatatatataattggcCATGTTAATAATAATATCAATGGAATTAATATGTACTTATCTGAATTTAGTGTTTTTCTAGTGATGTATAGAATTAAGATTTACTAAAATGACAGTACACTATTGTTGGCCTCGTTTGGCTTATTGTATTGtctgaataaatt
This is a stretch of genomic DNA from Haematobia irritans isolate KBUSLIRL chromosome 4, ASM5000362v1, whole genome shotgun sequence. It encodes these proteins:
- the scaf6 gene encoding SR-related CTD associated factor 6; its protein translation is MEGPPPPRDASLRNIIDKLAEFVARNGPEFEMITKQKQQNNPKFEFLYGGEFAAYYQYRVQAEQVFLKQQQQHGQGSNAGGMHSQQQLQQQQQMQQYPPQQQQQQQSGHFTQGPPPNVLHHQGGGQMHDGNNFSMNQPPPNHQLWNSGPPSVQHNVAMPQQQQPPATNGGNQQQTSLAMTITAQIEAINMQQNALREQIRQSESNLTAQHTALVNQQKKHIEEAIEEAQNKQLEKQAEEQNISLKEFDGILQPIIDACTKDSISQGKNWILQHSSDSAKNNVVLQYLLKKALADGSTFQQKLHLIYLINDILHHCVRKNANDLKNSLENVVIPMFCSADLIATTDQRAKLTKLLSLWESKAKFFDACVISKLQSPDSSMQEYKTNLQNLHHETTSKFTQAIKSQMDNYKKQHQVFIQHAAQQITQLEQQKQQMEQQMLASVLPNPATMSVANTQQQQQTQQPSTIPSLMGQKIVMPNMSDPVDSYSNSQNLTNPGNNQCFPNTSSTANNFFIPDLSKPPPGFLNQSTAPGQGSSQQIPSLMQQTPFAQMNNNIPQNINPPSSVNASELLSNVSNLNVDLRNVTAALQMVQKQQQQQLPFEPQTSQTAAGSDDEQPSSVPQQQEKEQEEEHKASAPYYDLPAGLMVPLIRLEDYNYKPLDPIDIRLPPPAPQSERLTNALAAFYSLPTHDRPRDHEGWEKLGLYEYYKVKNSARKQKEEDIKNGIREKSRSPSPVVLEKPKPKKTSKRCYRSKSRSRSRSPRKSRTRSRSRSPIRSTPNRNDRSRNRYNRRSRSPPRRSPPRDRDRETDKNDRNTKRERERSVTPPSFFGNNFAKQNEFIDESNKGHQMLMKMGWSGAGTGLGTKNQGIDQPISGGEVRDRKDLYKGVGVNVNDPYENFRKNKGAAFVFRMRTRDEKS